One Pirellulales bacterium genomic region harbors:
- the trpA gene encoding tryptophan synthase subunit alpha, whose protein sequence is MSTIDELFTGLRREKRKAVMPFVTAGDPDLDFTAALLQEFTRRGCSLCEVGIPYSDPIADGPVIQESYTRALAHKIKLAEIVKCLSGVTPTLAAPLVSMVSYAIVFRHGLKQYVEDMQRAGIAGAIVPDLLVEESAELAKICRQADFSLIQLITPTTPRDRALRIAEASTGFIYYVSVTGITGERRELPPELIDSVSWLREQTPLPVCIGFGISTPEHVKLLAPVADGMIVGSAIVRRVAAAANKPKQAVLADVGEYVASLLTALQ, encoded by the coding sequence ATGTCGACCATTGACGAACTATTTACGGGCCTCCGCCGGGAAAAGCGCAAAGCGGTGATGCCGTTCGTCACGGCCGGCGATCCCGATTTGGATTTCACCGCCGCGTTGTTACAAGAATTCACACGCCGGGGTTGCAGCTTGTGCGAAGTCGGCATTCCTTACAGCGACCCGATTGCCGATGGCCCCGTGATTCAGGAATCGTACACCCGGGCCCTGGCGCACAAAATCAAGCTGGCGGAAATCGTCAAGTGTTTAAGCGGCGTGACGCCAACCTTGGCTGCGCCATTGGTCAGCATGGTCAGTTATGCCATCGTCTTTCGCCACGGGTTAAAGCAATACGTGGAAGACATGCAACGCGCTGGAATTGCCGGGGCGATTGTGCCCGATTTGCTGGTCGAGGAATCAGCGGAACTGGCGAAAATCTGCCGCCAGGCCGATTTCAGTTTGATCCAATTGATTACCCCCACCACGCCGCGCGACCGGGCCCTGCGAATTGCCGAGGCCTCCACAGGCTTCATTTACTATGTTTCCGTTACCGGCATCACCGGCGAGCGGCGCGAACTTCCGCCGGAGTTAATCGATAGCGTGAGCTGGCTGCGAGAGCAAACGCCGCTGCCCGTGTGCATTGGCTTTGGCATTAGCACGCCGGAACATGTGAAGTTGCTGGCGCCGGTGGCTGATGGCATGATTGTCGGCTCGGCGATTGTCCGCCGCGTTGCCGCTGCGGCGAACAAGCCTAAGCAGGCGGTGCTGGCCGACGTGGGGGAATATGTGGCCAGCTTACTGACGGCGCTTCAGTAG
- a CDS encoding phosphatase PAP2 family protein, protein MLSFPVGAGKHRSAAPARIKQRSYSRCARFEQLEPRAMMAASTDAILYWNAIALQAEADDKSNIYGSPDAVGPTGASRALAIVSVAMYDAINSIEGQYEPYLIKVVGVQNANIDAAVGQAAHDALVNVYHKQTTVFDTDLSTRLGQIADGADKNLGIALGKTVANAILSVRANDRSNVMMNYHLTDAPGHHQPDPLHPNQGILSPDWGKVTPFGINNVNNFNVPPPPVLNSQAYTDAYNQVMSLGAADSTTRTAEETDIGIFWAYDGTPGLGTPPRFYNQIARVLAQQEGNTEYQNARMFAMINVALADAGIACWNVKYKYDFWRPIVAIRDGANDGNPNTVGDPTWTPLGAPATNGFGDGVNFTPPFPSYDSGHATFGGALFETLARFYGTDNITFTISSDEFNGINKNGDGSARQPFGPLTFTSFSAAAEENAMSRVYLGIHWIFDAQNGVAQGDKIADYDFNHIFQPLNQPMPSSSGSHLFAAYLKTVLQTTLMDFSDHAHRQVVMLQGTTNSHSTIYTVFSLQPLYPTPGSQGHRIYSQTIYAVDNNGMADLTAPNLTLLDDLLAAL, encoded by the coding sequence TTACAGCCGCTGCGCTCGCTTCGAACAGCTTGAACCGCGCGCCATGATGGCAGCCAGCACTGATGCAATTTTGTATTGGAATGCGATCGCGCTCCAGGCAGAAGCCGACGACAAAAGCAACATTTATGGCTCGCCCGATGCCGTGGGACCCACCGGCGCCTCGCGGGCTTTGGCCATTGTGAGCGTCGCCATGTACGACGCCATCAATTCGATCGAGGGCCAGTACGAGCCGTATTTAATCAAAGTCGTGGGCGTGCAAAACGCAAACATCGACGCCGCCGTCGGGCAGGCAGCACATGACGCGCTCGTCAATGTGTATCACAAACAGACGACAGTCTTTGACACAGACTTAAGCACCAGGCTGGGACAAATTGCCGACGGAGCGGATAAAAACCTGGGCATCGCACTCGGCAAAACCGTAGCCAATGCGATTTTGTCAGTTCGGGCGAACGACCGCTCCAATGTGATGATGAATTACCATCTGACCGACGCTCCCGGACACCATCAGCCCGATCCTTTGCATCCCAACCAAGGTATTCTGAGCCCCGATTGGGGGAAAGTCACACCGTTTGGCATCAACAACGTAAACAATTTTAATGTTCCGCCGCCGCCAGTGCTCAATAGCCAAGCCTATACCGACGCCTACAATCAAGTCATGTCGCTGGGCGCGGCGGATTCTACCACGCGCACCGCCGAAGAAACCGACATTGGCATTTTCTGGGCTTACGACGGCACGCCAGGCTTGGGAACCCCGCCCCGGTTCTACAATCAAATTGCGCGGGTATTGGCTCAGCAAGAAGGGAATACGGAATACCAGAATGCGCGTATGTTCGCCATGATTAACGTAGCCCTGGCGGACGCCGGCATTGCCTGTTGGAACGTCAAATATAAATACGATTTTTGGCGGCCGATTGTGGCCATCCGCGACGGCGCCAACGATGGCAATCCGAATACCGTGGGCGACCCTACTTGGACCCCGCTGGGTGCTCCAGCCACCAATGGCTTTGGCGATGGAGTGAATTTTACGCCCCCGTTTCCTTCGTATGATTCAGGCCATGCGACCTTCGGCGGGGCACTGTTTGAAACGTTGGCCCGATTTTACGGCACCGACAACATCACTTTCACCATCAGTTCGGACGAGTTTAACGGGATCAACAAAAACGGCGACGGTTCAGCGCGGCAGCCTTTCGGACCACTGACATTTACCAGCTTCAGCGCGGCGGCGGAAGAAAATGCGATGAGCCGTGTTTATTTGGGAATTCACTGGATCTTCGATGCTCAAAATGGCGTTGCTCAAGGCGATAAAATTGCCGATTACGATTTCAACCACATCTTTCAGCCGCTGAATCAGCCGATGCCCTCCAGCTCCGGCAGCCACTTATTTGCGGCCTATCTGAAAACAGTGCTGCAAACCACGCTGATGGATTTTAGCGACCATGCCCATCGACAAGTAGTGATGCTGCAGGGAACGACCAATTCTCACAGCACCATTTACACAGTGTTCTCCTTGCAGCCGCTATATCCCACGCCTGGCTCACAGGGACATCGAATCTACAGCCAGACAATTTACGCCGTCGACAACAATGGAATGGCCGACTTGACCGCGCCCAACTTGACCTTGCTGGACGATTTGCTGGCGGCGCTGTAA